From Toxorhynchites rutilus septentrionalis strain SRP chromosome 2, ASM2978413v1, whole genome shotgun sequence, a single genomic window includes:
- the LOC129770317 gene encoding uncharacterized protein LOC129770317: MKSTSRATDRLILRPSAVPDLNLPQPPISKARKRLIEGRAERAANRAKVGAAMDQRHDTPNLSDLAIDAECADHPEVCVPTVEKAVQVDTTDLDKLKVKRISAISIGSDDDLVSWTGLKSREMLESIVKAVTLVKQYRQKPKYTVKLEEEIPDSCTIDMLRIYFFK; encoded by the exons ATGAAGT cAACAAGCCGTGCCACTGATCGCTTAATTCTTAGGCCATCAGCAGTTCCCGACTTGAATTTGCCACAACCTCCCATCAGCAAAGCCAGGAAAAGACTAATTGAGGGCCGTGCTGAACGTGCTGCAAACCGTGCCAAAGTTGGGGCAGCGATGGACCAGAGACATGATACACCAAACCTTTCAGATCTTGCCATCGATGCTGAATGTGCAGATCATCCCGAAGTCTGTGTTCCTACAGTAGAGAAAGCAGTTCAGGTAGACACTACGGATTTGGATAAACTTAAAGTCAAGCGTATCTCAGCAATCTCCATTGGAAGCGATGACGATCTTGTATCATGGACTGGACTTAAATCAAGAGAAATGCTCGAATCTATTGTCAAAGCAGTGACTCTCGTGAAGCAGTATCGTCAAAAGCCTAAATATACAGTGAAGCTAGAAGAGGAAATACCGGATTCCTGCACAATAGACATgttaagaatatatttttttaaataa
- the LOC129767591 gene encoding general odorant-binding protein 56d-like, protein MKLTHLVVVLGLAYSVVAQSPPKDLEELGKIPNGASYAVECLKDSGLQLDSLKSLHTGDFSKGEDVKCIVKCFYQRAGFMDAEGNLNGEAILAQLRQLLPEDRVKALVENCNVQGKDACDTAYLATECYFRNKAF, encoded by the exons ATGAAACTAACGCATCTTGTGGTGGTTCTAGGGTTGGCCTACAGTGTTGTGGCTCAG TCTCCACCGAAAGATCTGGAAGAGCTTGGAAAAATTCCCAACGGAGCGTCATATGCTGTGGAGTGCCTCAAGGATAGTGGGTTGCAGCTCGATTCGCTCAAATCCTTACATAcgggtgatttttcaaaaggCGAAGATGTGAAG TGCATAGTGAAATGTTTTTACCAGAGAGCAGGATTCATGGACGCTGAAGGGAACCTCAATGGAGAAGCAATTTTGGCGCAACTGAGGCAGCTTCTTCCGGAAGATCGTGTCAAGGCGCTAGTAGAAAACTGTAATGTGCAGGGGAAAGACGCCTGTGATACAGCGTATCTTGCGACCGAATGTTATTTCCGGAATAAGGCTTTTTAA